The Bdellovibrionales bacterium genome segment GTTTGAGAGAGTGACCTCCCTGTACGGGCGAAGTTCAAATTGGCCAGTTTTACCTCCGCCACTCCCCATTTTACCCGTTAAGGCGCAACCAAACAGAAGGGGCTCAAAAATGCAAATCAATACAATTCCGACAATTATTTTCATCGATCAAACTCCCTTTGCCTCTAGCCCTTTAGGGTTAACACGAATCACTGAACGCTGCTCTGGCTTGAGATATTTTTCAGCAACTGCTTTGATCTGATTCACTGTCACAGCGCTGTATTTGTCCAAGTCCTTAAACAATTGAGTGTAGTCCTCAAAAAAAATCTCGTTAAGAGCTAAAATCCTGGCCTTCCCCCCGACAGTTTTGAGAGAATCAACATAGTCCTTCATAATTTGTGTTTTGGCCTTCTCCAACTCTTTCACAGAAACAAGTTCATTGCGTACCTTCCATAGTTCCGAATATATAGAATTCGCTACCTTGTCGGCGTCCAATCCAGGTTTCACCGATGAAACAATCTGAACAAGACCAGCTTGACCTGAGGTATCCGACCAAACGGCGACTTGATCCGCTATTTGCTGTCGATAAACGAGAGCCTTATGAAGCCGACTCGAAGAGCCGTTACCCAAAATATTAGCCAATAAATCAAGAGCGTAGGAATCCTCAGCCCCAGCGGATTGCCCCTGAAAGGCAATGGCAATCGTGGGACTCTGCACATCCTTAGCTAATCGCGCAGTTCGTTCACCCTTTTGCTCTGGCTCAAGATTTTTTATTTTTTCGGGTAAAGGCTGAGCTGGAATAGCATCATAGTATTTCGCGATGAGCCCTTTTGCAGACTTGATACTGAAGTCCCCCGTAATAATTAAAACCGCATTGTTGGGCGCATAAAAAATTCGATAAAACTCCTTCAAATCATCGATAGATGTGGCATCTAAATCCTTCATGTACCCAATAACGGGCCAACGATAAGGGTGCGTCTTAAATACCGTTTCAAAAACGGTTTCATTCAAATATCCAAACACAGAATTCTCAACGCGGTATCGTCTTTCCTCCTTGACCACTTCGCGCTCCTTCATGATTTCTTTTTCATCAAATACGAGATTTCGAAGTCGGTCAGATTCAATATCCAAGATGAGTTCCAATTTTCCGCTTGGCATGTTCTCATAATACCCGGTGTAGTCGCGAGTGGTAAAGGCGTTGTTAGTGCCTCCGTTCTGCACTGAGTGTCAGAAAAAATAAAAAGCAAAGTGCACGCAACACGAGGACCTCCCCGGTGATTAAAATCACCGCTAACTGAATCCTCATATATTCTCTACGTGGATATGGAACCTGTCAATGCGGACCAGAAATCAACGAAGGACAGATTAAAAGGCCTTCAAAAAAATTACTGCACGACAAAATCCGAAAAATAAACATTTCGAACGACACCTTTGTCGAGAAATCCGTTCATCTCGGCGATAATACGATTCTTTAGCTGCAATTTACCCTGTACCGTTTCAACCTCAGAATACACCGTCGAATTCAAAATTCGAACAATGGCGTCCCGCCCCTCTGCTCCGAGCGAAATGACCTCTTCAAATCCTTCCTCATCCAACATTTCTAAGCTCATTTCCAGCCTGATAAGTCTTCGTGGAACCCCATCCAAATTCGTGTTGAAGGTGTCCAAAGCATACATCACCGGTTTTTGCTGAAGAGACTTGCGGAACTCAACTAACTCCCTGTTTAACTCTTCCTCCGAGGTCACCTTCGCTTTATGACCGATGGTTGAAGAAAAAACCAAAAATGCCCCCGTACCGACCACAGAAAAATTCATTATCAAAAATACCAGTGTGATGATCTTACCAAAATCGCGTTTCGGCTTTTCCTGCTCTTGTGTCTCTGCCATTTAGCACCTCTGACTATCCTTATCGGT includes the following:
- a CDS encoding flagellar basal body-associated FliL family protein, whose amino-acid sequence is MAETQEQEKPKRDFGKIITLVFLIMNFSVVGTGAFLVFSSTIGHKAKVTSEEELNRELVEFRKSLQQKPVMYALDTFNTNLDGVPRRLIRLEMSLEMLDEEGFEEVISLGAEGRDAIVRILNSTVYSEVETVQGKLQLKNRIIAEMNGFLDKGVVRNVYFSDFVVQ
- a CDS encoding insulinase family protein, with amino-acid sequence MQNGGTNNAFTTRDYTGYYENMPSGKLELILDIESDRLRNLVFDEKEIMKEREVVKEERRYRVENSVFGYLNETVFETVFKTHPYRWPVIGYMKDLDATSIDDLKEFYRIFYAPNNAVLIITGDFSIKSAKGLIAKYYDAIPAQPLPEKIKNLEPEQKGERTARLAKDVQSPTIAIAFQGQSAGAEDSYALDLLANILGNGSSSRLHKALVYRQQIADQVAVWSDTSGQAGLVQIVSSVKPGLDADKVANSIYSELWKVRNELVSVKELEKAKTQIMKDYVDSLKTVGGKARILALNEIFFEDYTQLFKDLDKYSAVTVNQIKAVAEKYLKPEQRSVIRVNPKGLEAKGV